The Denticeps clupeoides chromosome 10, fDenClu1.1, whole genome shotgun sequence DNA window ATCTGaaacggaaacacctgaaatacctgaaacgcagattcggaaacagcagaaacagttgaaacgcagacacggaaacagcaGACACgcaaacacctgaaacgcagacacaaaaacacctgAAATGCAGACATGGAAACAGCTGATaggcagacacagaaacacctgaaacacctgaaacgcaaacacggaaacacatgaaacacctgaaacgcagacactgaaacacctgaaacgcaaacacggaaacacatgaaacacctgaaacgcagacacggaaacacatgaaacacatgaaacacctgaaacgcagacactggAACACCTGAAATgcagacacggaaacagctGAAACGCAGACATGGAAACGGCTGATaggcagacacagaaacacctGAATCACAGACaaggaaacacctgaaacgtaGACACGAAAACAGCTGAAACTCAGACACGGAAACAGCTGACGCGACACACTTGGCCAAAATCAAAGCAGTACATGCGCATCGCCTGTACATGGTAATGAAGGGAGGGATTTCAATTTCAACTTCTATAGCAAGATTCTACTCATGTTTTACCTGTCAGTAGTCTTCACCATCCTGTTCTACGCAGTGGTATGCAGGGGAGACAACATCTAGAAGAGGGATGCCAACAGGCTGGTGAGGAAAGCTGGCTCAGAGGCTCAAGTCCCTTACATCAGTGTTGGAGAAGAGGACTCTGGTCAAGATGCTGTCAGTCATGGACAATGGCCGACACCCTCtacacataatataatatattttaatatttaatttatcttaACAAGCTGCTGGAATTGTTGAATATCCTTCAGGATCAATAAAGTGTTGTCTAATCTATTTATCAAGCTTCCGATCATCTCAGGACCatgtcagtgtttttatttaataattctgaTTGATGAAGTGGTGAACCCATCCAGTGCACAACATCTTagttacaaaaagaaaatgagctCATCTTTTACAAACGCTGGAACAGGTTGTGGTACACAACATAATACACAACATAATATACAACGAAGAACTCAAAGTCAGTGTTAATTTgaagaaaattacaataattttttattgtaaatggatacaaaaaggaaaacagttCAGTAtatcataacaaaatatgataaacaaatgaaataaacatgtgACTTGCGACTGCTataaaaaggacagaaaaagaaggaaacccaccaccaccaccccttaGATTAAACTCATCTTTTAAACATCTTCATGGCAAACATCTTCAtggcaaaatgaaaattaaattaaacaattaaaataaatgctgtaaatgttacatttccACCCAtacaaccaacaacaacatttatttcttatatagcccataatcataTGTTATATATGCCATAatcagtatgtctcaatgggctttgacaggctctACACTCAACACCCCCcacagttgacccttctgcacacaatgaaaaactctaggagagagaaaaactgAAAGGAaggaacgttgggaaggagtgatagagagagggacccccttccagggtagaatgagcctgcaaatggtgtcagtgcagggttggtgatgatttgtccaaatAAGAGAAAAACTggtgtagaggtggagaagtccaaagtgtagtatagagcatgggtccatgtttggaggtcctggacagtgcagagtaggttgaagctttagttgttacgtgGAGGTGGTTTTGTCAGAAGCTCATTgtactctggaggtggtctgggccagatggtggcattgtacgaatGGTACTGTAATATGTGGCGATAGTAGTTTATCGGTGCAAAAGTtgcccagtaccctaactaggacagcctaactagggtgaatttaacactgtctgtgtctaactgGGGGACTctttgataaactggacttaataattgacactgcgtcaaagtgaagtgaaatgtgtctgggactttaacagaaagccagagaaaacagataggttttgagattggatttaaacactgagactgtgtctgaatcccggacactgacaggcaagctgttccataactgcggagctctataggagaaggatctgctcccagctgtgaccttctgtattttgggtaccagtagttcactcaggtactgtggggcgagaccattcaATAAACActcaataataaattaattcagcTAATAATGATCATGTAGTAttactttttaaagaaatgctGTATACTTGTATATAAGCcggtaaatgtatttgttgctTGTCTCGTGGTCTTCTGCggcacagcgccatctagagTCACAGAATGGAAATACAATATAGAAACGAGCTTACTTTAGCCTCTCAAACAGTCGAAACAGTCGAACAGAAGAAAAGCGGTTTAAGAGCAGATTTGCAGTTACAGAAGAGTACGGATACGCAACATCGCCATCAGACTGTACTGGGTGGTTAAAACCTGCAGCACTAACAGTCTAGTAAAACTTGTATTAcaaactacaacatacacattacaaactacagtgtatacaaactacaacatacacattacaaactacagtgtatacaaactacaacatacacattacaaactacaatgtatacaaactacaacatacacattacaaactacagtgtatacaaactacaacatacacattacaaactacaatgtatacaaactacaacatacacattacaaactacaacatacacattacaaactacagtgtatacaaactacaacatacacattacaaactacagtgtatacaaactacaacatacacattacaaactacaatgtatacaaactacaacatacacattacaaactacagtgtatacaaactacaacatacacattacaaactacaacatacacattacaaactacaatGTATACAAACTgcaacatacacattacaaactgcaacatacacattacaaactacaatgtatacaaactacaacatacacattacaaactacaatgtatacaaactacaacatacacattacaaactacagtgtatacaaactacaacatacacattacaaactacaacatacacattacaaactacaatGTATACAAACTgcaacatacacattacaaactgcaacatacacattacaaactacaatgtatacaaactacaacatacacattacaaactgcaacatacacattacaaactacaacatacacattacaaactacaatGTATACAAACTgcaacatacacattacaaactacaatGTATACAAACTgcaacatacacattacaaactacagtgtatacaaactacaacatacacattacaaactacaatgtatacaaactacaacatacacattacaaactacaacatacacattacaaactacaatgtatacaaactacaacatacacattacaaactacagtgtatacaaactacaacatacacattacaaactgcAACATACACATAGACATTACAAACTACAGTGTATAcaaactacaacatacacattacaaactacaatgtatacaaactacaacatacacattacaaactacagtgcatacaaactacaacatacacattacaaactacagtgtatacaaactacaacatacacattacaaactacaacatacacattacaaactacagtgtatacaaactacaacatacacattacaaactacagtgtatacaaactacaacatacacattacaaactacaacatgtacattacaaactacaatgtatacaaactacaacatacacattacaaactataacatatacacattacaaactacaatGTATACAAATTGgaacatacacattacaaactacaacaTATACATTACAaactataaaatatacattacaAACTATAAAATATACAGTCTATCAGAACATCAGAATGGAAACTGCGTGGGTAGAATATTTTAAGATGCTGTTACGATACAAACTGTAGGATGTGGCTCATTTATAGCTCAAACCTGAAGGGATTTACTGTCAGATCATTTGGCGAACCTGTGcgtctttattttttcttttgatacTATTGAAaccaagttggtatcagtatattatcaatatttttgctCTTCTACTTGCGTACCACGTTCGAGCTGGAAGTTAACATAGAACTACTGTGACTCGGTGACGTCACAGAAAGGGGCGGTCCCGGCCCGTTTGGTACACCGCCCCCCAGCAGCAATCTCATGGTATCCTATAAGACTTTTTAAGTACATGTGGAAAGCTTGTATTAGGGATTTAATTAGGCTGGCACAATCAATACAAACTTTTAAATGTAGATTCAATTGTGCTCTATAAATTTGATTCCACCAATCCAGGGTGAAATTATTGAGGAAAAATCTAAACTTTTGCAACCATACCAAAGCATGCAATGGTCTGCAATACCACAAACCAACCCAGAGCAGTAATActtaacaaattaatttttttaattaaaaaatatggtGTAGCTAAAGAAAACTACAAATGAGACAATGTCAGAAAAGTTTATTTAAGTTTTAAGATACATGATGCATGGTAAAAAGTGAACCAAGATATCGCACATTTGTATTTTCTACAAACAAAAATTCATCTTCAGGTAGGATAAATAATCACTTAGATGTCTCTGCTAATTATGATTACTATGGAAATACAATTACTGCGCTTGTAAAAATTGTCAAATGAGATGCCCTGCAAGGCAATTACTGGTCCTTCAACAGTGACACGCTGCAACTATTTACATTATGATAGATAAGGCTAAAACTATAAAGCACTTTTAAGTGAGGAGGGCAAACAGTCCTGTTTCTCATTTCATATGGCACATGGTTCATCAGAAATGACCCCTTGCTTCTATACATTTAGAAGCACTTAATTACCAAACGTTACATTGCACAGCTAAAACAGACTGTCTGTATAATCCACCCAAAGAGGACTGAAGAGCCTGTGTGTTCAGCAGTAACAATTTTAATGAGATTTCACCCAGAGACTGATAGGGCTATTCTATTATCATCCAGAGGCCTAATAAGCACCACTACCCAATAACAGCAGCTGCTTAAACAGAAGAAAATACATATGACAATTATCCATAACAATAACTGACTATACACGCTgaaacacattcatacacagtaAAAGCAAATGTACCCATGCAGCCAAAAGCTATTTTATAACtaaaaattctgaaataattagattattttgtttctgtaaaacctGTGGTGAGGTGTGAAGTGCAGTATTTACTACTGCATAGTCCAGAAGGTAGCGATTAAAACATATGCACAATGTTCACAACAATGTTCTTCTTGCACAAGAACAATAATGAAAGACGAGTGCAATCAAAAACTGAGCAAACTGTGTACACTGGAAAAAGATAATGACAGAGGCAAGGCCATGGATGCTTTAAACTGCACAACAGGTATGGAAGCGTTGCTCACACAGTGAGAGTAGTGGAAACCAGCAGGCCCAAGCTATGGGACTGTATGGAACTGGATCCAGCTCATttaagtcaaaaaaaaaaaaaaagatatgtgcCTTGGGGAGATGAAGTGATCATAGCTGCTGTACATGATCTGCCACTGTTCTGTTCCACTGAGTGAGACTATAGCTTCACATTGGCAAGATCTTTGGAGATACTGTGAACATAGGCTTCATGGATGGCACTTAGAAACCTGGCATCATTCTGTTGagttaagaaaaagaaaatgattaagAATGGAACGGTGAACAATGAAAGAGGACTTTCACATTAGCTAACTGAAATGTAGTCTCTCTGCGGTTCATGTTCTCTACCTCATTTTAGTCCTTCCACTATTTACAACTGTTTAAGACTTAAACTGGGTTCCTGCACATTTCAACTGCTAAAAAGAAATTCACATTTGTCAGATGGAAAAttacaacatttaataaattacaattacaacagAGAAAATACTTATAATTTCATTCCAACAAAGCACAATATAAAaggaaaactgaaaataaaatacttgtCCCCACTTCTGAATATCCTAGACACATATGACTTAAAAGactgtaaaattaaataaattctctcataaaacacaaaacatgtacATCCCACAGACAAGAATGGGTTTCAGAGGGCAGTGCTGAATGGCACCTGGTTCTGTGGTGCCAGCTTGTTGCAACCAGCTGTAATCCAGTCACATGTGTTTTAGAAAtattgtaagtgtgtgtgtgtgtatgggatgGGTTCCTAGTAAaacagccagtgtgtgtgtgtgtgtgtgtgtgtgtgtgtgtgtgtaggggagcACAAATGTATTACCTTTATAAGGTGGATGAGGATTTCCTGTAGCTGGTTTCTGTTGATGGGTGCAGACCCCTGATCTGCGGGCCCCAAATTAGCAGGCGGTGAAGGGGGTTGCGCTTGGTTCCTTATCGGTTCTGTTGTCTTGGTAACAGAGTTTTGAAATGCGCTTGGTGAAAGAAGCACAGAGGGCTCAGTGCCTGCGACCAGCCCCGCCTTCAGTGAGACCACCTGCAATTAAGAGAGCAAAATCAACTGCATCATGTCACAAAACATGATCAAAAGTAAATCAAAGTACATCATgtcacaaaacaataaaacataactGGACATACTGGGAAGTTTTTCACCAAATTCTGTGGCTGAACAAAGACATTGGTCTCTTTACTTGGCtgtaggaataaaaaaaaaaaaaaaaaaaaacattggttaCATCCAGTCATGTAACTGAATCAAAGTTGAATTTGGTGAGAGCAGGACATACTGACCTGGACAGGGTTGGGAGGAATGCCTGCAAAAGCTGCAGGGGGTTTGGGGACAGACTCTCTGAAGCTCTGAGGTGTGACCAGTGGACTAGACAGGAAAGTGGGTGCAAGTGTAGGCATGGACAGGGGGTGGGCTTCTGGCTTGGATGGCGTGATGTAAGAAGTTGGAGGGGGTCCTGCTAGGCCAAGCGAGACAGAAGTCCCCAGGCTGCCAAGTGCATCAGGTACAGCCTGAGGCACCAGCCTTGGTGAAACAGATGGTGGATGGTGTTCCATAGAGCTGCCCGCCTGAAGAAGGGGAGCAAGGCCCGGGACAAGAGGTCGGTCTGTCCCACCAGAGTctggtgtgaggtgtggtgcaAGTAATGACTGAAGAGAAGGGGACTGAGGAACATATGTGTTTGCATGAAGAAAAGTTTCACCCGGTGAAGAATCAGTGGTGTTTTGGACAGGTGGACAGGCTGAGACAGGATCCTTAGATAAAGAGCTTCCAAACAACTCCTCCACTGTAATCTGCTTCACAATAGTATGTGTGGTCTGTAAATAGACATGGTAGATGTAATattagaaaaataattaaaagataattaaaaaaataagacagTACGAAATGTTATAGTGTAATCCAGTATTTGAGGTTAACCCTTTAATGCACATACTGAAATTCAATATGTTGGCCCCTGGGACCAGATATATAAACAGCCTGATAATCATTAGTCAGGTGGGCTTAGTACtgtgcaatataaatttggacAACGGGGGAGATTTGGAGTATACCGGCCTACCACAGAAATATCCGCTCCTCGCCAAAATGACAAGTCTTGTCTCCGCCAcaaaaccacgcctacttgcagcacgaggTATTAGATTTGGAGCATGGCAGGGTTTCTATGGATCTATAAGTCTTAAATTCGACTTTCCAAAATTAAGCCCTTAAATATCATTAGAAATGACTAGTaatctagagtttaaaggtattttaaaaatgaaaaaagcctTCAATCGGTCAGTAATCCGAAATGACCAGGTCCTAGCCTATTTGATGCCGTATAagagtccaaaaaaaaagtaaacccaAAAGAAATTTTGAGTTTAAAAATCCCAgaataaaatcttggaatcatggagggactgcatgataaaatatgaacaagcatagtgttgACTAGATTTTTACTGCAAACTCTATATAAATCACTCGCATTAGCGCTACTAACACTCTTCTCTCCTCATTttccctttctatggatcatccCTGTCCTCTATATTCCTCTATGCTCCCAGGCTATC harbors:
- the dcp1a gene encoding mRNA-decapping enzyme 1A codes for the protein MDPVNKAGHLMSLAALQQYDPYINKLLDVTGQVALYTFNSKASEWEKTDIEGTLFVYARSASPHHGFTIMNRLSTENLVEPINKDLEFQLQDPFLLYRNANLGIYSIWFYDKTDCQRIAQLMVSIVKQEALMAQQACPDSGMTSRTNGCVDTQSRDILELLNRAKEEYQKIHSGETPDVSANADAGQIQDQLHATVDPPVQEKTTHTIVKQITVEELFGSSLSKDPVSACPPVQNTTDSSPGETFLHANTYVPQSPSLQSLLAPHLTPDSGGTDRPLVPGLAPLLQAGSSMEHHPPSVSPRLVPQAVPDALGSLGTSVSLGLAGPPPTSYITPSKPEAHPLSMPTLAPTFLSSPLVTPQSFRESVPKPPAAFAGIPPNPVQPSKETNVFVQPQNLVKNFPVVSLKAGLVAGTEPSVLLSPSAFQNSVTKTTEPIRNQAQPPSPPANLGPADQGSAPINRNQLQEILIHLIKNDARFLSAIHEAYVHSISKDLANVKL